The nucleotide window GGGTACGACTACCCGGATGGCGCCGATGAAACCTGCCCTGTGGTGATCGGCAATGAATACCTTTATGGCGTTGCCAAAGGGGCCAGTGAGCACGTGACACTCGCTGCCCATGCGGCGGGTGAAATTGATGTAACGATTATTCGTCCGGGCGACGTGTATGGCCCGGGCTCGCGAGCGTGGTTGATTGAGCCCCTGAAAATGGCAAGGTCCGGCCAGTTGGTGCTGCCTGACAACGGACAGGGCGTTTTTACCCCTGTTTATATTGAAGACTTGCTGGACGGCATCATGCTCGCGGCAGGCCTGGAAGAGGGTCGCGGCCAGATCTTCATCTTGTGGGGGGGCGAAGCCGTCTCCTGCAAAGAGTTCTTCAGTCATCACTGGCATTGGGCGGGCCGTAAGGGCGCTCCGCACAGTTTGCCCCTGAAAGCTGCATTGGCGCTGACCACGGGGGTCTGGAAGGTAAACCAGATGCTCAAGCGTCACGACGAAGTAACCCCGGACACCATGCTGATGTTCTCTCGCAAAGGCGCGTATTCCATCGAAAAAGCGCAGCGTTTGCTGGGTTATCAGCCAAAAGTGAACTTTGCAGAAGGTATGCGTCAGTCTGAGCTGTGGCTCAGAGCCTGTGGCGAACTGGAGGGAAAGGCATGAATCACGTAATGATTACCGGTGGCGGCAGCGGCCTTGGACTGGGCATGGCGCGTCGTTACCTGAAGCGTGGCATTTCAGTGAGCGTTCTGGATCTGCTGGTCAGCAACGAAAGCCAGAATTTGCTGACTCAGGCTGCCAATGAAGGTGGTAGCCACTGGTCTTTTTTCGAAATGGACATTACCGATGATGTGGCCGTTGCCAAGGCGGTAACATTGGCAGTGCAGAAATTCGGTAACCCGAATCTGGCGATCAACTCTGCCGGCGTGGCGATCAACAAGACCCTGGCAGATATGAAGCCTGCAGAGTTCCGCAAGGTGATTGATATCAACCTGAATGGCAGTCTGCATTTTGCCTCGGCGGTGATGCCTCACATGGCGCGAGGTTCCCGTCTTGCCCTGGTTGCTTCTCTGGCGGGCTTTACCAGTAACTATGGTTACTGTGCCTACGGGGCATCAAAATTCGGTGTGGTAGGTCTTGCCACGACTCTGCGCTATGAATACGAGCCGCTTGGGGTTCGTTTGAGCTGTATTTGTCCGCCGGAAGTACATACGCCGTTGGTGGACAAGGAGCGTCTTGATGGCAACCCGATTGCCCGTGAACTGAAAAAGACCGCAGGTTGTATGGATCCGGATGATGCCTGTGACCAGATCGTGGCAGCACTGGATGCTGGCAAGTGGATGATTATTCCCAGCTTCCTGGGCAAGGCGACAGGATTTGTGGCCCGTCATATGCCGGGCCTGTTTAATGGCTACATCCAGATGATGGTTAAAAAGCTGATGAAGCAGTATCCGATTCGAAGCCCTGGCTAATTCCTGGTGCATTTTGCACTTTTTGCGCCCCGCATCTCCCCCGATGCGGGGCTTTTTTTTGCCGGAAAGACCAGATGCAAAGAGAAACTCAGTTAAAGATGGAGCACAACGCATTCTCACCAGGTGCTATTGGCGAATCAAAATGGAGTAATTGTGTGTGTCTGGAGAAACGGATGTATTGATTCTTGCGCCCGCGCGGATTTCTTCCAGTGGTTCTC belongs to Alcanivorax sediminis and includes:
- a CDS encoding NAD-dependent epimerase/dehydratase family protein, whose amino-acid sequence is MTTTMPTGSNGQQPAVPTSVFVTGAGGFIGRAIMARYQALGCDVRGMDLNADESANIVAGDITNPSGWAEHAKGCELFIHTAAIVSLAAQWPAYRKVTVEGTRQAIDVAVAAGAKRFVHFSSIAAMGYDYPDGADETCPVVIGNEYLYGVAKGASEHVTLAAHAAGEIDVTIIRPGDVYGPGSRAWLIEPLKMARSGQLVLPDNGQGVFTPVYIEDLLDGIMLAAGLEEGRGQIFILWGGEAVSCKEFFSHHWHWAGRKGAPHSLPLKAALALTTGVWKVNQMLKRHDEVTPDTMLMFSRKGAYSIEKAQRLLGYQPKVNFAEGMRQSELWLRACGELEGKA
- a CDS encoding SDR family NAD(P)-dependent oxidoreductase: MNHVMITGGGSGLGLGMARRYLKRGISVSVLDLLVSNESQNLLTQAANEGGSHWSFFEMDITDDVAVAKAVTLAVQKFGNPNLAINSAGVAINKTLADMKPAEFRKVIDINLNGSLHFASAVMPHMARGSRLALVASLAGFTSNYGYCAYGASKFGVVGLATTLRYEYEPLGVRLSCICPPEVHTPLVDKERLDGNPIARELKKTAGCMDPDDACDQIVAALDAGKWMIIPSFLGKATGFVARHMPGLFNGYIQMMVKKLMKQYPIRSPG